One genomic window of Fusarium fujikuroi IMI 58289 draft genome, chromosome FFUJ_chr01 includes the following:
- a CDS encoding related to MAK21-protein required for 60S ribosomal subunit biogenesis has translation MAKPSKKPKGKGPRSSSKGPNFDNSALDNLTSTIDKQLGKRKQPPTKSNGEQHQKRQRNSEGSPGEKSGKIDEKTLLEEIKALGGDESDLALIQDVDSDDEEYTQGPKDSRAVDKSLKDELAAFSKQLGFAEVEMSEASDQEEEEEDDDDAEDNEVEGVDDDDSEEEQAVAPKEPTQKKSNMAFEPRADWHDSELRKLPAPTTDEPTPPRAALDALKQHAQALLEEDATKYRTSVFAQSSHKFLSTIMTSGTLSDKVSALTLAVQESPVHNIRAFDALMSLASKKSRGQALGAIGALVDLLGPGTLLPADRRLRAFHDQPGLVGTLQRNPGKPWAPGNALPGKITPAHLIAWIYEDWLKATYFRLIQLLESWCSDEIEYSRTRALDFVYGLLKEKPEQESNLLRLLVNKLGDRDRKISSRASYLILQLQNSHPGMKPIIVRTIEQDILLHPSQDHRSKYYAINTLNQTILSNKEPSLAEALMRIYFDLFTIILKIGSLGITAPTDSKPGKDDDKKGDVKRNTGRRPQRPRGGKPAKPSASEPETEAADKLVSAILTGVNRAAPFMVGNDAIMESHLDTLFKIAHSGNFNTGIQALLLIQQISSSRSLANDRFYRTLYESLLDPRLVNSSKQALYLNLLLRALKNDVDSRRVKAFAKRMLQISGLHQPSFTCGLLYLVGHLRESFPDLSTLLEEPEESIFDDEPANEKQRYDGRKRDPEYSNANRSCLWEMIPLQCHYHPSVTVYAMSILERNKKSLKPDLDSHSLIRFLDKFVYRNAKVTDSAKGVSIMQPLRATKDVDDIWLGSRGAGGAVPSVNSSAFWKKKAEDVPAEDIFFHQYFQQIDKEGKETKKNAAGNVESDDEQEDEVWKALVSTQPGVDPDDDGSDVGFDLDDSEMASDDDLQALSLDGELGEDDDDDMSVDIEGSDEEMGGALISEDEEGFEVKEAASEKPKSKRRKLKDLPMFASVDDYAELLAGEEDI, from the exons ATGGCGAAGCCTTCTAAGAAACCGAAAGGCAAAGGCCCTCGCAGCTCTTCCAAGGGCCCAAACTTCGACAATAGTGCACTGGATAATCTGACGTCTACAATCGACAAACAGCTTGGCAAACGAAAGCAACCTCCAACCAAGTCTAACGGCGAACAACATCAAAAGAGACAGCGGAATTCCGAGGGCTCACCTGGTGAGAAGAGCGGGAAAATCGACGAAAAGACTCTATtagaagagatcaaggccctTGGTGGCGACGAGAGCGACCTGGCGCTTATTCAAGATGTTGAttctgacgacgaagagTACACTCAGGGCCCCAAGGATTCTAGAGCTGTCGACAAGAGCCTTAAGGATGAGCTGGCCGCTTTCTCCAAACAACTTGGATTTgcagaagttgagatgaGCGAAGCCAGTgatcaagaggaagaggaagaggacgacgacgatgctgaagataACGAAGTTGAGGGGgttgatgacgacgacagtGAAGAAGAACAGGCCGTGGCACCCAAGGAACCCACCCAAAAGAAAAGCAATATG GCCTTCGAGCCTCGAGCAGACTGGCATGATTCTGAGCTACGCAAACTTCCTGCACCGACTACTGATGAGCCAACTCCGCCCAGAGCTGCTCTGGATGCTCTGAAACAGCACGCTCAGGCACTTCTGGAGGAGGACGCAACAAAATACAGAACTAGCGTCTTTGCTCAATCATCTCACAagttcttgtcaacaatCATGACTTCAGGTACACTTAGCGATAAGGTGTCTGCTCTCACTCTTGCCGTTCAAGAGTCTCCGGTTCACAACATCAGGGCTTTTGACGCTCTTATGAGCCTGGCCTCCAAGAAAAGTCGAGGACAAGCCCTTGGTGCCATTGGCGCGCTGGTTGATTTGCTTGGCCCCGGCACATTGCTCCCTGCTGACCGCCGTCTCCGAGCTTTCCACGATCAGCCAGGGCTTGTTGGTACTTTGCAGCGAAATCCTGGAAAGCCTTGGGCCCCTGGAAACGCGTTGCCTGGTAAGATCACGCCCGCACACTTGATTGCTTGGATATACGAGGATTGGCTTAAGGCGACTTACTTTCGACTCATTCAACTGCTCGAATCCTGGTGCTCAGACGAGATTGAGTATTCACGTACCCGAGCACTCGATTTTGTCTATGGTCTCCTAAAGGAGAAGCCTGAGCAAGAATCCAACCTCCTCAGATTGCTTGTCAACAAGTTGGGTGACCGAGATCGTAAAATCTCTTCTCGGGCGTCGTACCTCATTCTCCAGCTGCAGAATTCACATCCTGGAATGAAACCTATCATTGTCCGGACCATCGAACAGGATATCCTCCTGCATCCATCTCAGGACCACCGATCAAAGTATTATGCCATCAACACCCTGAACCAGACAATACTTAGCAACAAGGAGCCTTCCTTAGCCGAGGCCCTGATGCGAATTTACTTTGACCTTTTCACTATCATTTTGAAGATTGGAAGTCTAGGCATCACTGCGCCAACGGACTCGAAGCCAGGCAAAGATGACGATAAGAAAGGTGACGTTAAACGGAATACTGGACGACGACCTCAAAGGCCGCGAGGCGGTAAGCCAGCAAAGCCCTCCGCTTCTGAGCCTGagactgaggctgctgaTAAGCTTGTATCTGCCATCTTGACTGGAGTCAACCGCGCAGCTCCATTCATGGTTGGCAACGATGCTAT CATGGAATCTCACCTAGACACACTCTTCAAGATTGCTCATTCAGGCAACTTCAACACTGGAATCCAGGCACTTCTCTTGATCCAACAAATATCTTCGTCAAGAAGTCTTGCAAACGACAGATTTTACAGGACCTTGTACGAGTCCCTACTTGATCCTCGACTGGTGAACTCCTCAAAGCAGGCACTTTACTTGAACCTTCTCCTGCGCGCGCTCAAAAACGATGTTGATAGTCGCCGAGTCAAGGCCTTTGCCAAGCGTATGCTCCAGATTTCTGGTCTTCATCAACCCTCATTTACATGTGGACTTCTCTATCTTGTCGGGCACCTACGTGAGAGTTTCCCTGATCTTTCGACTTTATTGGAAGAGCCTGAGGAGTCCATCTTTGACGATGAGCCCGCAAATGAGAAGCAACGATACGATGGTCGGAAGAGAGATCCCGAGTACAGCAACGCCAACCGTAGCTGCTTGTGGGAGATG ATTCCTCTTCAGTGCCACTACCATCCGTCGGTTACAGTCTATGCGATGTCGATATTGGAGCGCAATAAGAAGTCATTGAAGCCGGACCTTGATAGTCATTCACTCATTCGCTTCTTGGACAAATTCGTCTACCGAAACGCGAAGGTCACTGATTCAGCCAAGGGCGTTTCCATCATGCAGCCTCTACGGGCTACCAAGGACGTTGACGACATCTGGCTCGGCAGCCGTGGAGCTGGAGGTGCCGTGCCGTCTGTCAACTCATCCGCattctggaagaagaaagcggAAGACGTTCCTGCGGAGgacatcttcttccaccagTACTTCCAGCAGATTgacaaggagggcaaggagACTAAGAAGAATGCTGCAGGAAACGTTGAATCTGACGACGAGCAAGAAGACGAAGTTTGGAAGGCACTGGTGTCTACACAACCTGGCGTTGACCCTGATGACGACGGCTCTGATGTGGGCTTCGACCTCGACGACTCAGAAATGGCATCGGACGATGACTTGCAAGCATTGTCCTTGGATGGCGAGCTGggcgaggatgacgacgacgacatgaGTGTGGATATCGAGGGGtccgatgaggagatgggtGGTGCTTTGATaagcgaggatgaggagggatTCGAGGTCAAAGAGGCAGCAAGCGAGAAGCCGAAGTCAAAACGCAGAaagctcaaggatcttcCCATGTTCGCCTCGGTGGACGATTATGCCGAGCTCTTGGCCGGAGAGGAGGATATTTAG